One window of the Pedobacter ginsengisoli genome contains the following:
- a CDS encoding D-2-hydroxyacid dehydrogenase: MIKILANDGIDPIGKALLEKAGFVVDTETVPQDQLVEALKNYDGITVRSATKLRKELIDQVPNIKLIGRGGVGMDNIDVEYARSKGVAVVNTPAASSLSVAELVFAHLFTGIRFLQDSNRKMPVEGATKFNALKKAYAGGVELQGKTMGIIGFGRIGRETAKVALRLGMNVLAYDLYPAEGTLPLTFQGGVSVEIPFKTVSLDEVIANSDFISLHTPFADKPILGAEEFAKVKQGVGVVNCSRGGTIDEEALIAALDSGKVAFAGLDVFDNEPTPRAEILQHAKISLTPHIGAATNEAQERIGVELASLIIEHFNK; the protein is encoded by the coding sequence ATGATTAAGATACTTGCAAACGATGGGATAGATCCTATCGGTAAAGCGTTATTAGAAAAAGCCGGTTTTGTTGTTGATACTGAGACAGTTCCTCAGGATCAACTGGTTGAAGCTTTAAAAAATTATGATGGTATTACAGTTAGAAGTGCTACCAAATTACGTAAAGAACTGATTGATCAGGTTCCTAATATTAAACTGATTGGCAGAGGCGGCGTAGGTATGGATAATATTGATGTTGAATATGCCCGCAGTAAGGGTGTGGCAGTGGTAAATACTCCTGCTGCGTCTTCGTTATCTGTTGCTGAGCTGGTATTTGCACACTTATTTACCGGTATCCGTTTTTTACAGGATTCAAACAGAAAAATGCCTGTTGAAGGAGCTACTAAATTCAATGCTTTGAAAAAGGCATATGCTGGTGGTGTTGAACTTCAGGGTAAAACTATGGGTATCATTGGTTTTGGTCGTATTGGTCGTGAAACTGCTAAAGTTGCCCTTAGATTGGGTATGAATGTATTGGCTTACGATCTTTATCCTGCTGAAGGTACATTACCATTGACTTTCCAGGGTGGTGTTTCTGTTGAAATTCCATTCAAAACAGTATCATTGGATGAAGTAATTGCAAACAGTGATTTTATCAGTTTACATACTCCTTTTGCAGATAAGCCTATTTTAGGTGCAGAAGAGTTTGCTAAAGTGAAACAAGGTGTTGGTGTTGTAAACTGCTCAAGAGGTGGTACTATTGATGAAGAAGCTTTAATTGCTGCTTTAGACAGTGGTAAAGTTGCTTTTGCTGGTTTAGACGTGTTTGATAACGAACCTACACCTAGAGCTGAAATTTTACAACATGCTAAAATCTCTTTAACACCTCATATTGGAGCTGCTACTAACGAAGCTCAGGAACGTATTGGTGTTGAACTTGCCTCATTAATTATTGAGCATTTTAATAAATAA
- the serC gene encoding 3-phosphoserine/phosphohydroxythreonine transaminase, producing MRHNFGAGPCILPQEVFKQAAQAVLDFKDGLSILEISHRTSEFEGVVAETEKLVKELLNVPSGYSVLLLQGGASLQFAMVPMNLLPDGKTASYLETGVWANKAIKEVSTFGKANIVASSKESNFTFIPKDYSIPEDSAYFHCTSNNTIYGTEMFNLPETSIPVVCDMSSDIMSRVIDVSKYDLIYAGAQKNIGPAGLTVVIVKDEILGKSGRKIPSMLDYKVHIDGGSMYNTPPVFSIYVAMLNLRWLKSKGGVAEIEKENIAKARALYAEIDRNPLFKGTCAVEDRSRMNVCFVMENPELEKPFLKYAEENGIEGIKGHRSVGGFRASIYNALPITSVHTLVELMQNFAEKHTK from the coding sequence ATGAGACACAATTTCGGCGCAGGCCCCTGTATTTTACCTCAGGAAGTATTTAAGCAAGCAGCACAAGCAGTTCTGGATTTTAAGGATGGTTTATCTATTCTGGAAATCTCGCATCGCACATCTGAATTTGAAGGTGTAGTAGCAGAAACAGAGAAATTAGTTAAGGAATTACTAAATGTACCTTCGGGATATTCTGTTTTGTTATTACAAGGTGGTGCAAGTTTGCAGTTTGCAATGGTTCCAATGAACTTATTGCCTGATGGAAAAACTGCCAGCTATCTGGAAACAGGCGTTTGGGCAAATAAAGCTATTAAAGAGGTATCTACTTTTGGTAAAGCAAATATTGTTGCTTCTTCAAAAGAATCAAACTTTACCTTTATTCCTAAAGATTATAGTATCCCTGAAGACAGTGCTTATTTCCATTGCACTTCTAACAACACGATCTATGGAACAGAAATGTTCAACTTACCTGAAACCAGTATTCCGGTAGTTTGTGATATGTCATCTGATATCATGAGTAGGGTTATTGATGTTTCTAAATATGATTTGATCTATGCAGGAGCTCAAAAAAATATTGGTCCGGCTGGTTTAACCGTAGTAATTGTTAAAGACGAGATCTTAGGCAAATCGGGCAGAAAAATACCTTCTATGCTTGATTATAAAGTGCATATTGATGGTGGTTCTATGTACAACACTCCGCCGGTATTTTCTATATATGTAGCTATGCTAAACTTAAGATGGTTAAAATCTAAAGGTGGTGTTGCTGAAATTGAAAAAGAGAATATTGCGAAAGCAAGGGCATTATATGCTGAGATTGACAGAAACCCATTGTTTAAAGGCACATGTGCTGTTGAAGATCGCTCTAGAATGAATGTTTGCTTTGTAATGGAAAACCCTGAACTGGAAAAACCTTTCTTGAAATATGCTGAAGAAAATGGTATTGAAGGTATAAAAGGACACAGAAGTGTTGGTGGTTTCAGAGCCTCTATATACAATGCACTTCCTATTACAAGTGTTCATACGTTAGTTGAATTAATGCAGAATTTTGCTGAAAAACACACCAAATAA
- the rpe gene encoding ribulose-phosphate 3-epimerase — MKHLIAPSVLSADFANLQRDIEMVNSSEADWFHVDVMDGVFVPNISFGFPVMEAIKKYAAKPLDVHLMIVNPDHYIERFAAAGASVITVHYEACTHLHRTVQAIHAAGCKAGVAINPHTPVALLKDILVDLDLVLVMSVNPGFGGQKFIPNTLNKLRELKAMSSAINPDLLIEVDGGVGIQNLADLIQAGAEVFVAGNAIFGAPSPSVMISELKQLDAQLKSS; from the coding sequence ATGAAACATCTTATTGCCCCTTCTGTACTTTCGGCCGATTTTGCTAACCTGCAACGTGATATTGAAATGGTTAATTCAAGTGAGGCTGATTGGTTTCATGTAGATGTAATGGATGGCGTGTTTGTACCAAACATATCTTTTGGTTTTCCGGTAATGGAAGCGATAAAGAAGTATGCAGCAAAACCACTGGATGTTCATTTAATGATTGTTAATCCTGATCATTATATTGAACGTTTTGCAGCTGCAGGGGCATCAGTAATAACAGTTCATTACGAAGCCTGTACGCACCTGCATAGAACAGTTCAGGCCATTCATGCCGCAGGTTGTAAGGCTGGTGTTGCAATTAACCCTCATACACCGGTGGCCTTACTTAAAGATATTTTGGTGGATCTTGATCTGGTACTGGTTATGTCGGTAAATCCGGGCTTTGGAGGCCAGAAGTTTATCCCTAATACGTTAAACAAGCTAAGGGAGTTAAAAGCTATGTCCTCAGCTATTAATCCGGATTTGTTGATAGAGGTAGACGGTGGGGTAGGAATACAAAATCTGGCCGACCTGATACAGGCCGGTGCTGAAGTTTTTGTTGCAGGGAATGCCATTTTTGGTGCTCCATCTCCATCAGTTATGATCTCTGAATTAAAACAACTTGATGCGCAATTGAAATCATCATAA
- a CDS encoding TonB-dependent receptor, protein MYRLCLLLSVLLFGFTFVNAQPLVKVSGLVTDDLRSPLPLVTVSVVGQNQSVVSDDSGIYNIYSSTTSFTLKYSLLGYKSVLVEFKNGNAGRIIQNVSLTRNINELEQVTITSKQNQLRNSTTINIADIASIPSVSGNFEVVLKTLPGVSTNNELSSQYSVRGGNFDENLVYVNDVEISRPILIRNGQQEGLSFINSDLLSSAKFSAGGFESRYGDKLSSVLDVKYDRPDSSEATLNMGMLGAGFSSKILNKKSFVLAGLRYKNNTSILNRQDNKGSYAPNFTDAQLIYQQNISSKMNVQFLGSFNSGIFKLIPESRETQFGTLSTVMRLQTDYSGKEVDDYQTAGGAITFTFFPKSDLVIKWINSYFNTLERERIDIEGRYVFDEVSNSFANGNFGSIRINRGIGKYINYARNNLESENVSSELKIDQNYENHTFSLGLRFERKQYNDNLNEYSLIDSAGYIQPGGLNNFYQDNLISVKNNLTIQYYTAYIQDSYTLSANSTLQLGVRGNFNTLSKQFLLSPRLLLAYRPSTNNKIIRFTAGVYQQAPDYRSIRDFNGVLNLNQQAQRSYNTSAGLDYAFDGLGTRLKFTSEVYFKYQDRLIPYMMDNVRVKYLADEVAQGYTYGADLSIGGEFVKDLLSYFRVSLMKANQNVLNDNRGYLRRPTDQRINFSVYFQDRLLSSPTYKVHLNMLYGAKLPVGAPLVRRYSDNFNIPAYKRVDIGFSKDFLDDAGVKKPRLLDKYFSSFSAHLEVFNLLNINNTVSYLWLKDIDNVQYAIPNYLTGRQLNLKLIIKFKNSK, encoded by the coding sequence ATGTATAGACTCTGCCTGCTGCTCTCAGTTTTACTATTTGGTTTTACATTTGTAAATGCACAACCTCTTGTAAAAGTTTCGGGCTTAGTTACTGATGATTTGAGGAGTCCGTTGCCTTTGGTAACCGTTAGCGTTGTTGGACAAAACCAGTCGGTGGTTTCTGATGATAGCGGAATCTATAATATTTATTCAAGTACTACTTCCTTTACACTGAAATATAGCCTGTTGGGGTATAAATCTGTTTTGGTTGAATTTAAAAACGGCAACGCAGGAAGGATCATTCAAAATGTTTCTTTAACCCGAAATATAAACGAACTTGAACAGGTAACGATTACCTCCAAGCAGAACCAGCTTCGTAATAGTACTACAATTAATATTGCCGACATAGCTTCGATACCATCAGTTTCGGGAAATTTTGAGGTTGTACTTAAAACCTTGCCAGGTGTATCAACCAATAATGAACTAAGCTCTCAATATAGTGTAAGAGGTGGCAATTTTGATGAAAACCTGGTGTATGTAAATGATGTAGAAATTAGCAGGCCAATATTGATCAGAAATGGACAGCAGGAGGGTTTAAGTTTCATCAACAGTGATCTGTTAAGTTCTGCTAAGTTTTCGGCCGGAGGTTTTGAGTCGCGCTATGGCGATAAATTATCATCGGTACTGGATGTGAAATACGACAGGCCCGATAGCAGTGAGGCAACACTAAATATGGGGATGCTTGGGGCAGGGTTTAGCTCAAAGATTTTGAATAAAAAAAGCTTTGTGTTGGCCGGATTAAGGTATAAAAATAATACAAGCATATTAAACAGGCAAGATAATAAGGGTAGCTATGCACCTAATTTTACTGATGCGCAGCTGATTTATCAGCAAAATATTTCATCTAAAATGAATGTGCAATTTTTGGGGAGTTTTAATAGCGGGATATTTAAATTAATACCTGAAAGCAGAGAAACCCAGTTTGGAACATTGAGTACCGTGATGCGTTTGCAAACGGATTATAGCGGTAAAGAAGTTGATGATTATCAGACAGCAGGTGGAGCTATAACTTTTACATTTTTCCCTAAGTCGGATTTGGTGATAAAATGGATAAACAGTTATTTTAATACGCTAGAAAGGGAAAGAATAGATATAGAGGGAAGGTATGTATTTGATGAGGTAAGTAATAGTTTTGCTAATGGAAATTTTGGCTCAATACGAATTAACAGGGGAATTGGGAAGTATATAAATTATGCCCGTAATAACCTGGAATCTGAAAACGTAAGCTCTGAACTAAAGATAGATCAGAACTATGAAAATCATACTTTTTCGTTAGGTTTAAGATTTGAACGTAAGCAATACAACGATAATTTAAATGAGTATAGCCTTATTGATTCGGCAGGGTATATACAACCCGGAGGGCTCAATAATTTTTACCAGGATAACCTTATTAGTGTTAAAAATAATCTGACTATTCAATATTATACCGCTTATATTCAGGATAGTTATACCTTGTCGGCCAATTCAACACTTCAGCTTGGTGTGAGAGGAAATTTTAACACATTAAGTAAACAATTTCTGCTTAGTCCGAGGTTACTTTTGGCCTACAGACCATCAACCAATAATAAAATTATAAGGTTTACTGCCGGGGTTTATCAGCAGGCACCAGATTACAGGAGTATCAGAGATTTTAATGGGGTGCTTAATTTAAACCAACAGGCACAAAGGTCATACAATACATCGGCAGGGCTGGATTATGCGTTTGATGGATTGGGAACACGCTTGAAATTTACCTCAGAGGTCTATTTTAAATATCAGGATAGGCTTATTCCTTACATGATGGACAATGTAAGGGTTAAGTATCTGGCAGATGAAGTAGCACAGGGTTATACCTATGGGGCTGATTTAAGTATAGGGGGCGAGTTTGTGAAAGATTTGTTGTCGTACTTCCGCGTATCATTAATGAAGGCTAATCAGAATGTTCTAAATGATAATAGGGGATATTTAAGAAGACCTACAGATCAAAGGATTAATTTTTCGGTTTACTTTCAGGACAGGCTGTTGAGTAGTCCTACTTATAAGGTGCATTTAAATATGTTATACGGAGCAAAATTGCCTGTAGGCGCACCTCTTGTACGTCGTTATTCGGACAATTTCAATATACCTGCTTATAAACGGGTGGATATTGGATTTTCGAAAGATTTTTTAGACGATGCCGGAGTAAAAAAACCAAGATTACTGGATAAATATTTTAGTTCGTTTTCTGCTCATTTAGAGGTATTTAATTTGTTGAATATAAATAATACGGTTTCATATTTATGGCTTAAGGATATAGATAACGTACAATATGCTATTCCCAATTATTTAACCGGCCGGCAACTCAATTTGAAATTGATTATAAAGTTCAAGAATTCGAAATAA
- the rpsO gene encoding 30S ribosomal protein S15 → MYLSKEKKAEIFKQHGEVETNTGSAEGQVALFTYRIAHLTEHLKKNRKDYSTQLSLQKLVGKRRGILAYLFKKDIERYRAIIKTLGLRDIIK, encoded by the coding sequence ATGTATTTAAGTAAAGAAAAGAAAGCTGAAATCTTTAAACAGCATGGTGAAGTAGAAACCAATACTGGTTCTGCAGAAGGTCAGGTAGCGTTATTTACATACCGCATTGCACACCTAACTGAGCACTTAAAGAAAAATCGTAAAGATTATTCTACTCAGTTATCACTACAAAAATTAGTAGGTAAACGCCGTGGTATTTTGGCATATCTATTTAAAAAAGATATTGAGCGCTATCGTGCTATCATCAAGACTTTAGGTCTAAGGGATATCATCAAATAG
- a CDS encoding acyl-CoA thioesterase, with translation MEKTQYSIFESELKVRPDDIDMFNHVHNSKYFDYVLAARYDQMAEFYKMPMESFLKSGFGWVVRTALVDFKRPLVLGDVIAIRTGILTINEKGCRVQFEIENKRTSKIASDGWFDYVMIDTTTGKGCKVNDEMIKAYSI, from the coding sequence ATGGAAAAAACCCAATACAGCATATTCGAAAGTGAACTAAAAGTACGCCCGGATGATATAGATATGTTCAACCATGTTCATAACAGCAAATACTTTGATTATGTGCTTGCTGCACGTTACGATCAAATGGCTGAATTTTATAAAATGCCTATGGAATCGTTCTTAAAAAGCGGTTTTGGATGGGTAGTACGTACTGCACTTGTTGATTTTAAACGCCCGCTTGTTCTTGGCGATGTGATTGCCATACGCACCGGAATCCTGACTATTAATGAAAAGGGCTGTCGCGTACAGTTTGAAATTGAAAATAAAAGGACAAGTAAAATTGCTTCTGACGGCTGGTTTGACTATGTAATGATTGACACCACCACCGGAAAAGGCTGTAAAGTAAATGATGAAATGATAAAGGCATACAGCATTTAA
- the pnp gene encoding polyribonucleotide nucleotidyltransferase, which produces MNVIKKSFDLGDGRTIEIETGKLAKQADGSVVVKMGDTMLLATVVSTVGAKAGVDFLPLSVDYQEKYAAAGRIPGGFLRREARLSDYEVLISRLVDRALRPMFPEDYHSDTQVMISLISSDKNIMPDCLAGLAASAAIAVSDIPFNGPISEVRVAKIDGQLVINPYVNDLERASLEFLVAGTERDIVMVEGECDEISETEMVEAIEFAHKAIVIQVQAQKELAELVGKTVKREYSHEDSNPELKEQVYAATYDKVYAVAKSNTSKGERGDAFGTILMDFIATLGEDIDDVTGFLAKKYFHDVQYDAIRNLVLDEGIRLDGRDVRTVRPIWSEVSYLPAAHGSAVFTRGETQSLTTVTLGSKDDEQMIDGAFINGYNKFILHYNFPGFSTGEVRPNRGAGRREIGHGNLAMRSLKKVLPGLEENPYTIRVVSDILESNGSSSMATVCAGTLALMDAGVKIKAPVSGIAMGLITDEKTGKYAILSDILGDEDHLGDMDFKVTGTEKGIVACQMDLKINGLKWEVLTNALNQAKEARLHILNEMKKTISAPREDYKDHAPRIVSLSIDKEFIGAVIGPGGKIIQEMQRETGASISIEEVGNKGIVEIFADNKASIDAAVARINAIAAKPEIGATYSGKVKSIMPFGAFVEIMPGKDGLLHISEIDWTRLETMDGVFKEGDKVEVKLLDIDKQGKMKLSRKALLPRPPKPEAAPAENKPA; this is translated from the coding sequence ATGAATGTAATAAAAAAATCGTTCGACTTGGGCGATGGAAGAACAATCGAAATTGAAACAGGAAAATTAGCTAAACAAGCTGATGGTTCAGTAGTGGTTAAAATGGGCGATACTATGCTTTTAGCAACTGTAGTTTCTACGGTAGGAGCTAAAGCTGGTGTTGATTTTTTACCTTTATCTGTTGATTATCAGGAGAAATACGCAGCTGCTGGCCGTATCCCTGGAGGTTTTCTTCGTCGCGAGGCAAGATTATCTGATTATGAAGTTTTAATTTCACGTTTAGTAGATCGTGCTTTACGCCCGATGTTCCCTGAAGATTATCACTCTGATACTCAGGTAATGATCTCATTGATCTCTTCTGATAAAAATATAATGCCTGACTGTTTAGCGGGTTTAGCTGCTTCGGCTGCTATTGCTGTTTCAGATATTCCGTTTAACGGACCAATTTCTGAAGTACGCGTGGCTAAAATTGATGGTCAGCTTGTAATTAACCCTTACGTTAATGATTTAGAGCGTGCTTCGTTGGAGTTCCTTGTTGCAGGTACTGAAAGAGATATCGTGATGGTTGAGGGTGAGTGTGATGAGATTTCTGAAACTGAAATGGTAGAGGCAATTGAATTTGCTCATAAAGCAATCGTTATTCAGGTTCAGGCTCAAAAAGAACTTGCTGAACTTGTAGGTAAAACTGTAAAACGTGAGTATTCTCATGAAGACAGCAACCCTGAATTAAAAGAGCAGGTTTATGCTGCTACTTACGATAAGGTTTATGCTGTAGCTAAAAGCAACACAAGCAAAGGTGAGCGTGGCGATGCATTTGGTACTATCTTAATGGACTTTATTGCTACATTAGGAGAAGATATTGATGATGTAACCGGTTTCCTTGCTAAAAAATATTTCCACGATGTACAATATGATGCAATCCGTAATCTGGTATTAGATGAAGGAATTCGTTTAGATGGTCGTGATGTACGTACTGTACGTCCAATCTGGAGTGAAGTAAGTTACTTGCCTGCTGCTCATGGTTCGGCTGTATTTACACGTGGCGAAACTCAATCATTAACTACCGTTACTTTAGGATCTAAAGATGATGAGCAAATGATTGATGGTGCTTTCATTAATGGATACAATAAATTCATATTGCACTATAACTTCCCGGGTTTTTCAACAGGTGAGGTTCGTCCTAACAGAGGTGCTGGTCGTCGTGAAATTGGTCATGGTAACCTGGCTATGCGTTCTTTAAAGAAAGTATTACCTGGATTAGAAGAAAACCCTTATACTATCCGTGTTGTTTCTGATATTTTAGAATCTAACGGTTCTTCATCAATGGCAACTGTTTGTGCTGGTACATTGGCACTTATGGATGCTGGTGTTAAAATTAAAGCTCCTGTATCAGGTATTGCAATGGGATTAATTACCGATGAGAAAACCGGTAAATATGCAATCCTTTCTGATATTTTAGGTGATGAAGATCACTTAGGTGATATGGACTTTAAAGTAACTGGTACTGAAAAAGGTATTGTTGCTTGTCAAATGGACTTAAAAATCAATGGCTTGAAATGGGAAGTGTTAACAAACGCTTTAAACCAGGCTAAAGAAGCTCGTTTACATATCTTAAACGAGATGAAGAAAACAATTTCTGCACCTCGTGAGGATTACAAAGACCATGCTCCACGTATTGTTTCTTTAAGTATCGATAAAGAATTTATTGGTGCTGTAATAGGACCAGGCGGTAAAATTATTCAGGAAATGCAACGCGAAACCGGTGCTTCTATCTCTATCGAAGAGGTTGGAAACAAAGGTATTGTTGAAATCTTTGCTGATAACAAAGCTTCAATTGATGCTGCTGTTGCCCGTATTAATGCAATAGCTGCTAAACCAGAAATTGGCGCAACTTATAGTGGTAAAGTAAAATCTATTATGCCATTTGGTGCATTCGTAGAAATTATGCCAGGTAAAGATGGTTTGCTTCACATCTCTGAAATTGACTGGACTCGTTTAGAAACAATGGACGGTGTATTTAAAGAAGGTGATAAAGTTGAAGTAAAACTTTTGGATATTGATAAACAAGGTAAAATGAAACTTTCAAGAAAAGCTTTATTGCCTCGTCCGCCAAAACCAGAAGCTGCACCGGCTGAAAATAAACCAGCTTAA